Proteins from a single region of Aythya fuligula isolate bAytFul2 chromosome 3, bAytFul2.pri, whole genome shotgun sequence:
- the GJA1 gene encoding gap junction alpha-1 protein, with protein MGDWSALGKLLDKVQAYSTAGGKVWLSVLFIFRILLLGTAVESAWGDEQSAFRCNTQQPGCENVCYDKSFPISHVRFWVLQIIFVSVPTLLYLAHVFYVMRKEEKLNKREEELKVVQNDGVNVDMHLKQIEIKKFKYGIEEHGKVKMRGGLLRTYIISILFKSVFEVAFLLIQWYIYGFSLSAIYTCERDPCPHRVDCFLSRPTEKTIFIVFMLVVSLVSLALNIIELFYVFFKGVKDRVKGKTDPYSHSGTMSPSKDCGSPKYAYYNGCSSPTAPLSPMSPPGYKLVTGDRNNSSCRNYNKQASEQNWANYSAEQNRMGQAGSTISNSHAQPFDFPDEHQNTKKLASGHELQPLTIVDQRPPSRASSRASSRPRPDDLEI; from the coding sequence ATGGGTGATTGGAGTGCCTTGGGAAAACTTCTTGACAAGGTTCAAGCTTATTCTACTGCAGGAGGGAAAGTATGGCTGTCTGTCCTCTTTATTTTCCGAATCCTGCTACTGGGGACGGCAGTCGAGTCTGCTTGGGGAGACGAACAGTCTGCTTTTCGGTGCAACACTCAACAGCCTGGTTGTGAGAACGTCTGCTATGACAAGTCCTTTCCTATCTCCCATGTGCGCTTCTGGGTTCTGCAGATCATATTTGTGTCTGTACCAACACTCTTGTACCTGGCGCATGTGTTCTACGTGatgaggaaagaagagaagctgaacaaaagagaagaagagcTCAAGGTGGTCCAGAATGATGGTGTCAATGTGGATATGCACCTcaaacaaatagaaattaagaaattcaaGTATGGGATTGAAGAGCATGGCAAGGTGAAGATGCGTGGGGGACTGCTCCGTACATACATCATCAGCATCCTTTTTAAATCTGTCTTCGAGGTGGCTTTCTTGCTGATACAGTGGTACATTTATGGGTTCAGCCTGAGTGCCATCTACACCTGTGAGCGAGACCCATGCCCACATAGAGTGGACTGTTTCCTCTCCCGCCCAACTGAGAAAACCATCTTCATCGTCTTCATGCTGGTAGTGTCTTTGGTGTCTCTTGCATTGAACATCATCGAGCTTTTCTACGTGTTCTTCAAGGGTGTCAAGGATCGTGTGAAAGGGAAAACCGACCCCTACTCCCACAGTGGCACCATGAGCCCTTCCAAGGACTGTGGCTCCCCCAAATATGCTTATTACAATGGGTGTTCCTCACCGACCGCCCCCTTGTCTCCCATGTCTCCCCCAGGGTACAAGCTGGTTACCGGAGACAGGAACAATTCTTCCTGTCGTAACTACAATAAGCAAGCTAGCGAGCAAAACTGGGCCAACTACAGTGCGGAGCAGAACAGGAtggggcaggctggcagcaccATCTCCAACTCGCATGCCCAGCCCTTCGACTTCCCTGATGAGCACCAGAACACTAAAAAATTGGCGTCAGGACATGAGCTGCAACCCCTCACCATTGTGGACCAGAGGcctcccagcagagccagcagccgagccagcagcaggccccgACCTGATGACCTGGAGATCTAA